ATGACGATTTCCTCCAAAATTGCGATTCGAATTGTAGcgatttttgtactgaaatcgaCCACGGCCTCTGAAATTGTTGGAACCAGGTTGAGCCGTATAAGCATGAAAAGGTGCTGAAGAAGAAGACGGTTCTCTGGATTTGCGTTTCAGAAGAGAAATCTCTTTACTCAGGAGTAATCCATGCAGCTCATCAGGATTGACAAAGTCAGATCGTGTTTCAATAGAATCAATAAATGATTCATACTCAGTAGAGAGACCAGAAAGAATGTAGGCCACAAGATCTGAGTCAGAAATTGGTTCGCCAGCCGCGGCAAGTTTATCAGAGATTTCCTTAAGAGAGTTGAGGTAATCAGTCATTGAAGAATCTCCTTTTTGGATAGTCTGAATCTTCGAACGAAGCCTGTGAATATGAGTACGAGATGCACCAGAAAACCGACGTTCGAGAGATTGCCAAAGAGATCTGGAATCGTCCATGCCAACCGTCAATGGAAGGAGATCTTCAGATAATGTTGAATTAATCCAAATCATCAGGATTTGATCACGATCACACCAATTCTCAAATGCAGGATTAGAAACTTGAGATCCGGACGAATCAGTCACAAATGGAGGAGGACACACATCAGTTCCATTGACAAGCCCTAAAAGCTTGAATCGTTTCAGAACAGGAAGAAAGAGACTACGCCAAGTGATGTAGTTGTGGCGAGTGAGCTTCGTTGCAACCATGCCAGTGATATTCTGAACAGTGATCGAAGAAAGAGACGGATTGGACGCATTGGGCGCGACATTAGAACCAGAAGAACCAGCCAGAGAAGAAAGATCCGCAGAATTCACACCAGTCGCCATCAGAGAAGcaagattggagaagaaattgtaagaaattgaagaagGCCAGGCAGATAAGATCTGTTTGGGAGAAGAGAAAGGGtgagaaaattcaagaagacgGAAGCGGTGGATCGAGGTCGTTAGACATCGGCGAAGATACCATGTAGAAACTTATGATTCTGTGAGAGAAAGGGTaaaggtagagagagagagagaggattctAGAAAGAGAAGTGTATTGATTGAATGAATTCATCTTACTGTCCGAAAGAATACAATATCATATAAATAGGTACAATTAGCTTAACAGCTAAGTAAAGTAAAACCTTTAATTACATATAGGTTCTATTATATTCCTAACAGTTATATCATTCTTGTATGTTGCCATAATCTCGATATAAAGTCTACGTATCGTTATATCATCCTTATGTGGTCATTGTATCATTCTTCTTGGTTGATATTGTCGTTATATATCATATGCCATTGATATATAATTTGTATATTGTCGTCTATCCCGCAATTTTCTGTATACTGTCGCATCCAAATATACTTCTCTATTATCAATCAGCCGTTAGTTCCAACATTATAACCGAAAAGACAGGATGTTAGTATTTGTATGTCAAAGAACTCTGATTATCTGCCATGCGAAGCCACCAAAAGCTTGTTGGCTTTAACGATGGCGACCAAATACTTACTTTTGGATCTGAAATTTCTGTGCAAAACTATTTCTAAAATgactaaatagccaaaatggttcttgagatttgtataactcatcactttggtctctaacatttcaaatcgataaaagtgattcctgagattgtccaccttccatcattttggtcattccgttaaaaacaaaaatcatactccACAAACTTGAAATGTTAtcgacaaaaataaaagtaattaATTCAAGCGATGGCTTGGTTCTTCCGGCTAAAATAAAGATGAGTTGTGCAAAACTATTGAATTGAAATGTTATCGACAAAAGTAATTAATCCACTTTTATTTTCCGGCTAaaataaaacttgaaaaaaaagtgCGCCGTTAATTCAAGCGATGTCTTGGTTCCAACAGCctactccccccccccccagcaAAAACTTGATTTGGGATTTCTCCCATCTTTTTTATTTCCTCTTTCATAATTAATCCTATTTTAGAAATAGTTTTGCACAGAAATTTCAGATCCAAAAGTAAGTATTTGGTCGACATCGATAAAGCCAATAAGCTTTTGGcacggaatgatcaaaataatgaatggtgaacaatctcagaaatcacttttattgatttgaaatgttatggatcaaattgatgagttatgcaaatttcagGGATCATTTTAGCTTGAATTAAAGGCGcacttttttttcaagttttatttttggatCTGAATTTTAGCACCTTTAGTTCATCGTTCTTGTTTTGTCTTCTcgttcctttctttcttttttttttttctttttttctttctttgtttttttttttttttttttttttgttgcagcAATTGCTTCAGTTTCTGAGAAAGTTATTCAAACAGCCGGAGAAGGGGCTGGaatagaaaagcaaaagaaggaACATGAGCATACGCAGAGAGAAGGGAACAGACAAAATACCTTCCTCCAGCAACAAAGTCGAGCATACAattggaaggtggtggtgtgTACACCTGAGCCGTAGCTCTACACACCTTCCTATAAAGCCTCAAAATCCGGGTGGAGACATGGTTACAGATCCAAGATTTGTGAGAACAATGGAGGATGGAAGCAGAGTTAGAAAATGGATGGATTAGAGTCCTGGAGGTCGAAAAAgtggagggagaagaagaaaaatgaaggttGGAATTGGGACTTTTCAATCGAGGCCAATGAATAGTTAGATTGGAGGCAATAGGGGATCGATTACATAGAAAAACGGGTTAGAAAACATGGAGAAAACCAGGCATACAGAGGTGGGAAGAAAGGCAAAAGAAGACGAAAAAGGGATACCACCGACTCTGACCACTGCTAGGGCCGGCGACTGAGCAAGCCGACGGAATTGGGAGCACTCACACACCAGTGAAAAAGCCTCTCACTCAGAGAGAAGGTCTCTCACgcagagaaaaaaaatgtctGTTTGGAAGGTTTTGGGTCGCAAGAAATCTCTAATGGTTACTTTATTTTTCTCATGTCTTGCTTCCAAACCATATGGCCAATCATGTCTTGTTTCCCTTGCTCAAAACATACAATATCTCAAATTAATAAAGCATCTACAAATTTCTCCATTGCTAATAGCATAGCCCAGTGGCAGAGAATAAAGTTTGCTAACCTTAAAAATATGGTGGGCTTGGTCCTCGAAGTGTACAAAATTTTATCATTGCCTCATTGGCTAAATTAGGATGAAAACTTCACGCAAAATTGAGTATAATTAAGTCTAGAATTCCTACAGTCGACTCTACTTAGTGGAATAACgctttattattattgtaaatAACTAGGAGTACAATGAGTTATTAGGAAATATCTCCATAATAAAAATATCCTAAAAGTAAATGCTAAGAGCAtttccaaagaagatgtcaaaatgtccaaatcagtaataacagtaaaaaaaaacagcttcaatGTTTTCCAACCGAAAAACCAAAGTTGATGTGGCATGACATGAAATAGCAACTCTCccttgctgtcaaatttgacagcagcgttaaatagttttttattaattttttttattagatttGCAACTCTCCTCTCTCACTCAAATCTGAGAAGTGCCTGGTACATATCAACTCCCGGAGCCGCTCATCCTCCGCTGTTTTGTGCCACTGCTTGCTCACGCACGACGCCATCCCCAACGTCCGCGCATCCATGTGCTTGAATACCTCGAAGATCAGATTATCGTCCAAATTCGAAAACCCCGCCCCTTTCAGCTCATCCTAGTCAACGCAATCAACCAccatctcctcctcctcttcctccaccTTAATCctcttcatcttcacatccGCCGAACTCACCGTTTCCATCAAATCGTCCTCTAATGATGCTCTCTTCATCGAACGATTACAACCCGCCAGTCCGAATCTTCCTATCGATCGCTTACAATCAGAGGTTTTAAAGTAATATTGGGAAGATTTAGTGGGTAATCGGAAAACCCAGAGCCCAAATTGTACGAGTTGTGGAGGTGTGTGAAAAGAAGGCAGGCAGATTctttgccctcccacttcccatgccctcctatttatatggtcacggttaagccacgtcaacattttatattactattcctttttgtcttattatctttataaaataaataatataaaacgttgacgtggcttaaccgtgaccacacaaaacaggaggacacaggaagtgggagggcagagaatttGCCTCCGAAAAGAAGGGGTGGGAAACGCCAGTCCGAATCTCCCACTTCTGTTTACTCTACTTTTTCTTATATTTTGCCCGCCTAATctctttttaataaaataaaaagaaaagaaaataatgtaataaaatattatttaatttggAGAGCAAAATCTTAAAAAATGTCACAATACCATATATGttgtcaaattcaaattttatgtttaaaatttgatatcACCTTTGGGGATGCTCAAAGCCTACAAATTTTATGGTCTGGAAAGGTATATCCTAAAATAAAATGTCGTATTCAAGAGGAAGTCGCAGGAGCAGTAACCGCAGTTCAACATCGTTAATGGAATGCACAATTTTCCTAGAGAATTAAGTACTAGTTTGGTACTGATgtgattttataaaaaaataggtataaaaaaagctgagctcaaaaatgtgtttggtaaacacttaaaaacagcttattttcacagttttgggttagaaaaaaaatgaaaacgtgaagcagcaaaaatgagcttattctcacagcacagcagaaatagtttttttttcaaagcacaacaatacaaAATCAGCCATAAGTCTACTGTTGAAGACATCATTCACCTCTAAGAGTAATTTTTAGCAAGTTtcattcaattcaaacattttctgGGAAGACGGCAGATCTAGTGGCTGATCTTGGACATTAATATAATCATAACTACATACTACACCAAGAAATGTAGCAGAGCTAATAAATATGAAGGTGATGGCTTGATTGCAAAAGGAATGTGGGGAAAGTGACAGAGCTTTTAAGGATCTTCGCTTGAAGTTTTTAGTTGAGTTGAGTGTCATTTTTCACTGATTCTCCCTCTACTTTTATAGAGTCCTTGTCGTAGATTACCCCTTCTTTTTATAGCTTGAGCCCCTTCTCTGTCAAGTGGTGGATGTGACTATACTCAGCAAGGGGTGAGTTCACACCTGATCCTTCCTTATTTACGAGTTTTTACCATCAAACAGCACTTTCCTCCTGCAAAAATCTCCCTAGCCTGATCATCCTAGGCTTGCCGCCCAATAGCTGCCACGTCataatatttaaaaacattTGGCCCGCAGCTTTCCAAAATCAAATACCCAATAAGGGTTTAATGGTCTTGGAGATGTCTGGGCCTAATTAAATCAAGGCCGAATAATTATCAGTCCAAATAGGGTTAGTTATATTTCAATTCAGAGTTTTGGTTGTTTTAAATtaggcttaaatgtcaaaattgtcaattaaggacatttcattcaatctctttttaaaaattcataagaaaaatcatatgAAAAATAATTACCCTTTCTCTTTACTGAAAAATGCAAATCAATGATTACACATATAAGAAATAAAACTTCTAATCTAAAAAATGATTTAAGGTTGTTACATAGAAAAGAGagggggtaatgttagggaggaaGTCAGAGAGTTGGGAGAagaatcatttttcttttaatttttaatttatttcatttaaaatattttaaatcaaatcaattatatttttttttacagaaattAGATGAAAAAGTCATTAATTGGATAACGGAGATAAACACATGGATCAAATTGACCAAATTGAAAGCACATTGACTAAATTGACCCAATGACTAAAACATGGACCATTTTAACATTTAAACCTTTAAATTACGAGGGTTTTTATAGCTATGTGATAAcgattttaccacttgtaaaacaaagggttaaaccatagaaaattcttgcaagagaacaagtgttgtagtatagaatggctcaagcaaggtcgatctcctcagggactgGTATAAACAATTTATGAGTTTTTTTGTATTTAACTTAGTTAACTCTAAGAACTACACTAATTCAACAAAACTAAATACTATTGTACGTGacttaaacaaacatttaaaaagGGAAATGGCTTATAGAAATAATGattcaactaaacaaaacaagtaaatgaggaaattcaagataaaataaatgattgaagaaaaatagattaacaatatgctagagttcaacctttaccaacaacactcctacgtaGCTCTTCCAATTGCTTAAGTAATCGAAAACAcatatgctttgaaggttgggttttccttgtgtatgttttacttgtgacattcaagttaaaacgcataccactacatgcaatttatccatgacatttggattaaatataaacatgaatgattcattaatcttgatgaaaatccttttgttaaaccatgtaatccctaagagtatgatatttaccttaggagaaattacaatcctcaatcacaagaagcataaccaattttaacgtgacattcattcaaaattgcatctaatgactttctaagcatcctaatggtgatcaatcatcaagacacatagatagtttaatttagagattgaaaatatcaaagcaagcatgtaacaacacttaagcaattgaaagagaaatctacgtaatcatgttgcagctcatggcctcactctagcgaaaagaaattagttacacaattatttgaatacataagaaattatccatgaagaatcaaagaaagagaCAACCCTTTTTTACAAGGAGGTTATATCCTGATGCTCTCCGATCCTCCTTCCATGTGGAGCTGCGGCTCccttatttttctgctatgttGCTCTCCTTTCTGTTGTTCTCTGCCGTCTGCCCTTCCTCTGTGGTTCTAATTCTTTGCTCTCTACCCTCTTTCTCCTGCTTTGCCGTGTGTTGCCTTAAACAAAGGGCAATCATTTTTCAAAGCACCAAGGCCACAAGTGGAAGACAAGCCTCATCCCACTTCCTAGTGCTCCACTTTATCCTCACTCCCCCACTTtgctttctgattttttttcaaacaccACCCGTGGAGACAAGCTCCACTtccaattcttttgtttgtttttattatttccttttctcctttttgcttgaaattgatcATAAAGCAAATTTAACTGCACactaacacaaggtaaggtaaaatgcaaccattttaacacaaaacatcacaaagactttagaaatggatggtataaatgcatgaaatatatgagtgatcattATGCAAGGTTTTGATTACTAAATTTATTTTCCAAACCTGAAAATTTATTTGATAACTACTTTTAATTTcacttttttaaaatataactttttcaagttttcaaaatttagcttcaactttcatatttttgttCTCGCtataaataaaaactgaaagtgGTTACCAAATAAATTTTCCGATGTctggacaaaaaaaaacatattgtcAGTGTCACAAAGTGATGACTTACAATTTCTTCGTGTATGGtcaaaatttatgaaaaactaatCAACAGGGCTTCAAAAAAGTTATTAAATGAATATCAGTTCTTGTCAAAGAAATAAGGTATAGCTAACAATTAGTTGTGCAAATATCAAACGTTTCACAAAACAAGTTATCACTTGCAGTCTGGTCTCAACGGAGGCAGGGCAGCTGCAGTCTTTGAcgagggcaaaaggaaagaactGCTTTAGAATCACGATAGCCTGGTGGCGACAGTATTTGTTGACACATTCGGAATCCACCCTCCCCGAAAACATAACCCTTCACGCTGAAAGCTTGTTGACACATCGCGCATTCAATCATAACAATAGTGAATTAGCTGAAAAGAAAACATATTGTTCAGCCGAAAGGAGACAGCAGCAAAACAATTGGAtggattcaaaagaaaaaatgacaGATGTACTATGGCAACTCACATAGGAATTTCGAATAAACCAATCAGCAAAAGCATGCTGTTCCAACTCAAATCCTGTGGACTGCCATTTACCGATGTGATTCTTATATTTCTTCTTGTCTCTTACCCTGCAAAAAATATAAAGTATAGGGTAAATTAGTATGAAGGAACCTAAGAGCACTTGCTTTGTTGACGAAGTTCTAATAATGAGCATTAATTCTTGAATCAGTCAAACTTCAAAAAGTGTTTTGAGTACTACTATAGCAACGAGAAGCAATTCAATCGACGAAGGTCAAACGCTCTGTCATGTTCTGCTGTTCAGCAAACACATACAAATGCAAAAACTGATAAGCAGAAGTCATATTTAGAAAAAGAAATCTGTTAACACATCGCTGAAGTAACAAAACCGAGTCGGACAAACTTTCACATGTAGTATCTGTGGAGATAGACAGATATAAATGTAAGTTGACAAATGCAATATATCAATAGTATTCTCCTACAAAAACATCAGCTTCcataaataaaaaagggaatATAAAAACAATAGAAGAGAAGCATATCTTAAGTGTAATTTAAGTACCTTTCAGCTTCTCCTTTTGCAACATCGTACAGTGAAACAAAGGATGGACTGTAAGCAattgcatgaaaaaaaaattgagtgcgATTAGTAACTATAGTTCGCCTGAAAGTTTTTGCTTCTAGATTGTAACAACCAACAAGCCGGCTGCCACTACAGTTGTTTTGCTCTTCCACATATGCTATTAGGATTTCTCCattactcaaaaacataattGGCATGTACCCGAAACATCTTGGGGACAAGTTCTCAATGACAAGAATTTGAGTCCATGACTGTTGGACCCCATATTCCTTCATAACCCAGAACTCTAATTTGGTAGACGGTTTACCATGCACACATAGAAGGAGACAACCTCCAAACTGTCCCAACTGTAAATAATCTGAATACCACTCATGCATTGCTTCCACGAGCCCAGGTGAGAGTGTAGGTGCGGGTAGTGATCGAAATTGTTCGCTTTCAAAATTGAAAGCATATATAGAAAACTCTGACAAGTCATACGGAGCCCAATGTTGAGCTCCGTGCAGAAAAGCGTCAAACGGTAACTGAATTGCTTCGTCTCTATTTCTCTTAAGTATAGTTTGAGGAACACTTCCAATGCTTCTCCAAACTCCTGTGCCAAGGGTGTATATCTCAGCCTCACGCTCACCATAGAATTTGTTGTTAGATGAGGTTGTTTGCAAGACCTTGTACTCATTGGTCCCAATGTTATAACCAAGTGCGATAAAACCGCTGCGACGCCTACCATTATTGTTAGGTGGAATTGAGATCCACTCACCCAACACAGGGTTGCACACATAAATACCATCAGTTTCCGGTCCATACAAACAAAGTAAACCATCACAAGAGTTTATCAACTCGAACTCGAAATTGGGCAGGCTATTTTTGGCAGTGAAAATCATTTTTTCAACCCCAAAATCAGAACCAGCAGCAGTCTCTACTATCTGGGCCAAATAAAGTTTTTTCACTGACGAATAAGATCGCCAAACCTTCATCAAGATCCCAATGGGTGATCTCGGAAGATGGAGGCGAGCAAATTGAGGGTCAGAAATAATAGAAAGCCACTCTTTGCAAACGCACTTGCAGTTCAAGACGGTCTTGAAGCAGACTATCCTTGAGAGAATGGCCACCACCAAACCCCGCGGAAGATATTGAAATTTGCTGCTCATCACTGCTCTGTTTGCAATCTGTTCCATCGGATTGTGCCTTTCGAGTTCcagaaagaaaggaaataaACAAATCAAAGATTCAAATTTGAAGGGGCTTTCTCTGCAGCACAATAGTAAGTACACAAAAGAATACACGATGATTGGTTTCTTAATCGCTTGGTTTATGGTTTATGATCTACATCTCAAATCACAATAATAAATAGATATCGAATCACACTATCTAGCCCAAAATTTCAAGCAAATTCGGAACTGAAATTTCGAACAAGCCTTGAATTACAATTCTAACAACGCCTAAACTGTGAAATTTCGCAAATAGATGCGTTCcataaataaacaattaaaagaGAAAAGCGTAGTAATTTTATGAATCGAAAAGACGAGCTCACCGGCGATTTCGATATGGTTTTTATAGCCTTCTGGTtttagagagagacagagacagagaggaAAGAGAAAAGACGTACCGAAACACGCAGGTGCCGTCGTGAGTCGGGGAAACCGGCTCAGGAGAAGGGTGGGTCTTGAGTGACTTCTGGAACTCAAATCCTAAATGCAGTTACAATTTGGCTTATTATGCAAAATTGcataatcaatagaaatggttaaTGAGAAATTGTCTGAGATGAACCACCATTTATGATTTTGGTTAAAAATTCTTTGGGTAATTTTTaaagtttcgtaactcaattaattcttaatcaaattcgatccataatatatcaaaatgaatataagaaagtgtagaataagattatatctatttggaaGCCAATGATTGCCGGAAatagccggaaaatagcctgaaaggtgattGGTTcgcgggaaaactggaaaactcgcaggaaattaggtaaactttaaaccttcataactttttcaatactcaacgagatcaagtgattcaaaaatgaaaatcatatttctcgacgagacgaagaaaATGGCATCTTTCTTGACTGCTAACTCACCGTGTTTTGGCCAGAAAactgctcgaaagtggctaacttgaaaatggttagccactttcgagccgttgtcCGACCAAACCACGGGGAGTTAGCCTTCGAAaagggtaccattctcttcgtctcgtcaaaaagtatgattttcgtttttgaatcacttgatttcgttgagtatggaagaagttatgaacgtttaaagtttatccagtttccggcgagctttctagttttcccgcggaccagtcaccttttaGGCTATTTTCCAGCCATCACCGACAACCATTAGAACCATTGGGCttctaaataggtataatcttattctacactttcctatcttcattttgatatattatgggtcgaatttggttaaaa
This window of the Malus domestica chromosome 03, GDT2T_hap1 genome carries:
- the LOC103431382 gene encoding F-box/kelch-repeat protein At3g23880-like isoform X2, translated to MSSKFQYLPRGLVVAILSRIVCFKTVLNCKCVCKEWLSIISDPQFARLHLPRSPIGILMKVWRSYSSVKKLYLAQIVETAAGSDFGVEKMIFTAKNSLPNFEFELINSCDGLLCLYGPETDGIYVCNPVLGEWISIPPNNNGRRRSGFIALGYNIGTNEYKVLQTTSSNNKFYGEREAEIYTLGTGVWRSIGSVPQTILKRNRDEAIQLPFDAFLHGAQHWAPYDLSEFSIYAFNFESEQFRSLPAPTLSPGLVEAMHEWYSDYLQLGQFGGCLLLCVHGKPSTKLEFWVMKEYGVQQSWTQILVIENLSPRCFGYMPIMFLSNGEILIAYVEEQNNCSGSRLVGCYNLEAKTFRRTIVTNRTQFFFHAIAYSPSFVSLYDVAKGEAERVRDKKKYKNHIGKWQSTGFELEQHAFADWFIRNSYLIHYCYD
- the LOC103431382 gene encoding F-box/kelch-repeat protein At3g23880-like isoform X1; the encoded protein is MEQIANRAVMSSKFQYLPRGLVVAILSRIVCFKTVLNCKCVCKEWLSIISDPQFARLHLPRSPIGILMKVWRSYSSVKKLYLAQIVETAAGSDFGVEKMIFTAKNSLPNFEFELINSCDGLLCLYGPETDGIYVCNPVLGEWISIPPNNNGRRRSGFIALGYNIGTNEYKVLQTTSSNNKFYGEREAEIYTLGTGVWRSIGSVPQTILKRNRDEAIQLPFDAFLHGAQHWAPYDLSEFSIYAFNFESEQFRSLPAPTLSPGLVEAMHEWYSDYLQLGQFGGCLLLCVHGKPSTKLEFWVMKEYGVQQSWTQILVIENLSPRCFGYMPIMFLSNGEILIAYVEEQNNCSGSRLVGCYNLEAKTFRRTIVTNRTQFFFHAIAYSPSFVSLYDVAKGEAERVRDKKKYKNHIGKWQSTGFELEQHAFADWFIRNSYLIHYCYD